A part of Pirellulales bacterium genomic DNA contains:
- a CDS encoding DUF190 domain-containing protein, whose translation AIVMKAREIHMAGATVLRGPMGFGAKSHLHTAKILRLSEDLPLVIEMVDGKDKIDEFMPFVDEMVQEGLVTLERVQVIQYRAAAQ comes from the coding sequence AGGCCATTGTCATGAAAGCCCGCGAAATTCACATGGCCGGGGCCACTGTGCTGCGGGGTCCGATGGGCTTTGGAGCGAAAAGCCATCTGCACACCGCCAAAATTTTGCGGCTTTCGGAAGACTTGCCACTGGTAATTGAGATGGTCGATGGCAAAGATAAGATCGACGAGTTCATGCCGTTTGTCGACGAAATGGTGCAGGAAGGCCTGGTCACGCTGGAACGCGTGCAGGTCATCCAGTATCGGGCGGCAGCGCAATGA